Part of the Leptolyngbya sp. BL0902 genome, GAGAGCAGATCACTAGCCTGTTGGGCATCCTCGTCGGAAATGCCCGAAAGGCTATCGGGGTGAAGCTTACGAGCAATCATGAGGTAGCGCTTGCGCACCGCTTTGGCATCGGCGGTAATCGGAATCCCTAGCACCGCATGGTGATCCTCAAAGTCGAGGCTAAACAGTCCGGTATCGAGTTTCATGGTTCGCTATTTTCCTTCGCCTTCACCGCACTAGGCCCAAGCCCTTTTCAGAGTATTCCATTTCTAGGGTGGTCTGGGCTATCGCCCACCCCAATTCCTATCCCAAACGGGGGAGTTCCTCCCAGGTGATCTTCCTAGGGTAACTCTGTTCCCTATAGACTCGCCTGATCACCCCTTCTTGGCCACGGCGAGACACCCAGTTGGGCCGTCGATGGGGGATGAAGCGAGCCAGCAGGGGCGTGAACGCTAAGGGCGGGGCTCAGCCATCGGTGGCGACGTTCCCAGCATGGCCTGAAACCAAGCCTCAAAGCGATCTCCTAGGGCCGGAAGGGAGTATTCCGTTTCGGCCTGCTGACGACAGGCTACGCGATCCAGAGCCTCAATGCGGGTTAGGGCCTCGGCCAGGGCAGCGATATCGTCGGGGGGCACCAGCCAGCCCGTAGTTCCAGACCGCACAATTTCGGCGGGGCCACCCCGGTCGTAGGCAATCACAGGCACCCCACAGGCCAGGGCTTCGATGGCCACATTGCCAAAAGCCTCCACCCAGCGAGGGGTCATCACTAGGGCGCGGCACTGGCCCACAATCGCTTGCAGGGCCTGGGTGGGCAAAAAGCCGAGGTAGCTGTCTGCCGCCTGGGGAAAGCGCTGACCCAGGCTTTGCCAGTAGGCTTCATCCTCCAGCTTGCCTAAAATCTTCAGGGGGATTTGGGCCATCTCCGTCGCGGCGAGGGCATCCTCCAGGGCTTTTTCCGGGGAGATGCGCCCCAGCCACGCCACCGCCTGCCCCGGAGTCGGACAAAACTGATAGCAGCTCAAATCAATGGCGCTACTGAGAATCTTGAA contains:
- a CDS encoding glycosyltransferase family 4 protein gives rise to the protein MDRLRLLLVSTPVGPLGSGLGGGVELTLLNLGQELRRRGHDVTILAPAGSVLGDLPVVGVSGPLQPTAHTQGRDTPIVLHQDGVLGRMWDTARQHQDAYDLIVNFAYDWLPFYLTPFFQTPVAHFVTMGSLSDAMDGAVRQVADQFPGRLGAYTRTQAETFGCGAAFKILSSAIDLSCYQFCPTPGQAVAWLGRISPEKALEDALAATEMAQIPLKILGKLEDEAYWQSLGQRFPQAADSYLGFLPTQALQAIVGQCRALVMTPRWVEAFGNVAIEALACGVPVIAYDRGGPAEIVRSGTTGWLVPPDDIAALAEALTRIEALDRVACRQQAETEYSLPALGDRFEAWFQAMLGTSPPMAEPRP